A single Streptomyces mirabilis DNA region contains:
- the topA gene encoding type I DNA topoisomerase, whose amino-acid sequence MSPTSDTAHGGRRLVIVESPAKAKTIKGYLGPGYVVEASVGHIRDLPNGAAEVPEEYTGEVRRLGVDVEHDFQPIYVVNADKKAQVKKLKDLLRDSDELYLATDEDREGEAIAWHLQEVLKPKVPVKRMVFHEITKAAIQAAVANPRELNQKLVDAQETRRILDRLYGYEVSPVLWKKVMPRLSAGRVQSVATRLVVERERERIAFRSAEYWDLTGTFLTGRAGDASDPSNLVARLTTVDGKRVAQGRDFDSLGQLKSANTLHLDETSARALAAALENTNFAVRSVESKPYRRSPYAPFRTTTLQQEASRKLGFGAKATMQVAQKLYENGFITYMRTDSTTLSETAISAARAQVTQLYGADYLPAQPRTYAGKVKNAQEAHEAIRPSGDRFRTPAETGLTGDQFKLYELIWKRTVASQMKDAVGNSVTVKIAGTASDGRDAEFSASGKTITFHGFLKAYVEGADDPNAELDDRERRLPQVNEGDPLSAEEITVDGHATKPPARYTEASLVKELEEREIGRPSTYASIIGTILDRGYVFKKGTALVPSFLSFAVVNLLEKHFGRLVDYDFTAKMEDDLDRIARGEAQAVPWLKRFYFGEGDAAGAAEAGNGDGDHLGGLKELVTDLGAIDAREVSSFPVGEGIVLRVGRYGPYIERGEKDSENHQRADVPEDLAPDELSIELAEELLAKPSGDFELGTDPESGHQIIARDGRYGPYVTEVLPEGTPKTGKNAVKPRTASLFKSMSLDTVTLGDALKLMSLPRVVGKDAEGVEITAQNGRYGPYLKKGTDSRSLQSEDQLFTITLEEALEIYSQPKQRGRAAAKPPLKELGEDPVSGKPVVVKDGRFGPYVTDGETNATLRSADSVEEITPERGYELLAEKRAKAPAKKTAKKAAAKKTATKKAPAKKTAAKKTTTSKTAAKKAPAKKTVAKKTAASEN is encoded by the coding sequence TTGTCCCCGACCAGCGACACCGCACACGGCGGCCGCCGACTCGTCATCGTCGAGTCGCCTGCCAAGGCGAAGACGATCAAGGGCTATCTCGGCCCCGGCTATGTCGTCGAAGCGAGCGTCGGGCACATCCGCGACCTCCCCAACGGTGCCGCGGAGGTGCCCGAGGAGTACACCGGCGAGGTGCGCCGCCTCGGCGTGGACGTCGAGCACGACTTCCAGCCCATCTATGTGGTCAACGCCGACAAGAAGGCCCAGGTCAAGAAGCTCAAGGACCTGCTGCGCGACTCCGACGAGCTCTACCTCGCCACCGATGAGGACCGCGAGGGCGAGGCCATCGCGTGGCACCTCCAGGAAGTGCTCAAGCCCAAGGTCCCGGTCAAGCGGATGGTCTTCCACGAGATCACCAAGGCCGCGATCCAGGCCGCCGTCGCCAACCCGCGCGAGCTCAACCAGAAGCTCGTCGACGCCCAGGAGACCCGCCGCATCCTCGACCGCCTCTATGGCTACGAGGTCTCGCCGGTCCTGTGGAAGAAGGTCATGCCGCGGCTGTCGGCGGGCCGTGTGCAGTCCGTAGCGACCCGGCTCGTCGTCGAGCGGGAGCGCGAGCGCATCGCCTTCCGCTCCGCCGAGTACTGGGACCTGACCGGCACCTTCCTCACCGGCCGCGCCGGTGACGCCAGCGACCCGTCCAACCTGGTCGCCCGCCTCACCACGGTCGACGGCAAGCGCGTCGCCCAGGGCCGCGACTTCGACTCGCTCGGTCAGCTGAAGAGCGCGAACACGCTGCACTTGGACGAGACCAGCGCCCGTGCGCTGGCCGCCGCCCTGGAGAACACGAACTTCGCGGTCCGCTCGGTCGAGTCCAAGCCGTACCGCCGCTCGCCGTACGCGCCGTTCCGCACGACGACCCTCCAGCAGGAGGCCTCGCGCAAGCTGGGCTTCGGCGCGAAGGCCACCATGCAGGTGGCCCAGAAGCTGTACGAGAACGGCTTCATCACGTACATGCGTACGGACTCCACGACCCTCTCGGAAACGGCGATCTCCGCCGCCCGCGCCCAGGTCACGCAGCTCTACGGTGCCGACTACCTGCCGGCCCAGCCGCGGACGTACGCCGGGAAGGTCAAGAACGCGCAGGAGGCGCACGAGGCGATCCGTCCCTCGGGTGATCGTTTCCGCACCCCGGCCGAGACGGGCCTGACCGGCGACCAGTTCAAGTTGTACGAGCTGATCTGGAAGCGGACCGTCGCCTCCCAGATGAAGGACGCGGTCGGCAACTCCGTCACCGTGAAGATCGCGGGCACGGCCTCCGACGGCCGCGACGCCGAGTTCAGCGCGTCCGGCAAGACGATCACCTTCCACGGCTTCCTGAAGGCGTACGTCGAAGGCGCGGACGACCCGAACGCCGAGCTCGACGACCGTGAGCGTCGTCTCCCGCAGGTCAACGAGGGCGACCCGCTGTCCGCCGAGGAGATCACGGTCGACGGGCACGCCACCAAGCCCCCGGCCCGCTACACCGAGGCGTCGCTGGTCAAGGAGCTCGAAGAGCGCGAGATCGGCCGCCCGTCGACGTACGCGTCGATCATCGGCACGATCCTCGACCGCGGATACGTGTTCAAGAAGGGCACGGCACTCGTGCCGTCCTTCCTGTCCTTCGCCGTGGTCAACCTCCTGGAGAAGCACTTCGGGCGGCTCGTCGACTACGACTTCACGGCCAAGATGGAGGACGACCTCGACCGCATCGCGCGGGGCGAGGCGCAGGCCGTGCCGTGGCTCAAGCGGTTCTACTTCGGCGAGGGCGATGCCGCGGGCGCAGCCGAGGCCGGCAACGGCGACGGGGACCACCTGGGCGGCCTCAAGGAGCTCGTCACCGACCTGGGCGCCATCGACGCCCGCGAGGTGTCGTCCTTCCCGGTCGGCGAGGGCATCGTGCTGCGTGTGGGCCGCTACGGCCCGTACATCGAGCGCGGCGAGAAGGACTCCGAGAACCACCAGCGCGCGGACGTGCCCGAGGACCTGGCCCCGGACGAGCTGAGCATCGAGCTCGCGGAGGAGCTGCTCGCCAAGCCGAGCGGAGACTTCGAGCTCGGTACGGATCCGGAGTCGGGCCACCAGATCATCGCCAGGGACGGCCGCTACGGCCCGTACGTCACCGAGGTGCTCCCCGAGGGCACCCCGAAGACGGGCAAGAACGCCGTCAAGCCGCGTACCGCCTCACTCTTCAAGTCGATGTCGCTGGACACGGTGACGCTCGGCGACGCCCTCAAACTGATGTCCCTGCCGCGCGTCGTCGGCAAGGATGCCGAGGGCGTGGAGATCACCGCGCAGAACGGGCGCTACGGGCCGTACCTGAAGAAGGGCACGGACTCGCGCTCCCTGCAGTCCGAGGACCAGCTCTTCACCATCACCCTCGAAGAGGCGCTGGAGATCTACTCCCAGCCCAAGCAGCGCGGGCGCGCGGCCGCCAAGCCGCCGCTCAAGGAGCTGGGCGAGGACCCGGTCAGCGGGAAGCCCGTCGTGGTCAAGGACGGCCGTTTCGGGCCGTACGTGACCGACGGCGAGACCAACGCGACCCTGCGCTCCGCCGACAGCGTCGAGGAGATCACTCCGGAGCGCGGCTACGAGCTGCTGGCGGAGAAGCGCGCCAAGGCTCCCGCCAAGAAGACCGCGAAGAAGGCCGCCGCCAAGAAGACGGCGACCAAGAAGGCCCCCGCCAAGAAGACCGCCGCGAAGAAGACGACGACTTCGAAGACGGCTGCCAAGAAGGCTCCGGCCAAGAAGACCGTCGCCAAGAAGACGGCGGCTTCGGAGAACTGA